From Betta splendens chromosome 3, fBetSpl5.4, whole genome shotgun sequence, the proteins below share one genomic window:
- the LOC114851940 gene encoding serine protease 23-like has translation MRSCSALPRFSSLLFLLFFPSPSSSHPKWILQRVPVVLPQQTDDRPAPHFASPALLYVNSPCDPECHKRAPRPSYWDLRHLLAYETLHSDGRLTETAIGIYGYNPSSNTSPAYSSGVSGKAQRSHVRRKRQIFGQDERFSIAGQNFLLKFPFSVAVKLSTGCSGTLVGDRHVLTAAHCVHDGKNYVKGAQKLRVGFLKLKQRNAQPPRFYLPSNFTHQVEGGPAAYAPPTNDKMKFQWIRAKRTHVPKGWIKGNANDIGMDYDYALLELKKPHKRRHMKLGVSPPAQRLPSRRVHFSGFDNDRPGQLVYRFCRAGEETPDLLYQHCDAQPGASGSGVYVRMWDGRHRRWERKVIGVFSGHQWVEQQGTSQEFNVAVRITPLKYAQICYWIKGNFLDCREG, from the exons ATGCGCTCCTGTTCTGCGCTCCCCCG GTTTAGTTCCCTCctgtttcttctcttcttcccatcaccctcctcctctcaccccaagTGGATTCTCCAGCGTGTCCCTGTGGTCCTCCCACAGCAAACAGATGACCGACCTGCCCCTCACTTCGCGTCTCCAGCTCTTCTGTACGTCAACTCCCCCTGTGACCCCGAATGCCACAAGCGAGCCCCACGTCCTAGCTACTGGGACCTGCGGCATCTCCTGGCCTATGAGACGCTCCACTCTGACGGACGACTGACTGAGACTGCCATTGGTATTTATGGATACAACCCCAGTTCCAACACCAGCCCAGCTTACTCTTCAGGGGTGTCTGGGAAGGCCCAGAGGTCACATGTCAGGAGAAAGAGACAGATCTTTGGCCAGGATGAGCGTTTTAGCATTGCCGGACAGAACTTTCTGCTTAAATTCCCATTTTCAGTGGCTGTCAAACTGTCCACAGGCTGTTCTGGTACACTAGTGGGGGATCGTCATGTCCTAACAGCCGCTCATTGTGTTCATGATGGCAAAAACTATGTGAAAGGTGCTCAGAAGCTTCGAGTGGGCTTTTTGAAACTCAAACAACGGAACGCTCAGCCTCCGAGATTTTATCTACCTTCCAACTTCACCCACCAAGTTGAAGGTGGCCCTGCTGCTTATGCCCCACCAACCAATGACAAAATGAAGTTCCAATGGATCAGAGCCAAACGCACCCACGTTCCCAAAGGATGGATTAAAGGGAATGCCAATGACATCGGAATGGACTATGACTATGCTTTGCTTGAACTCAAGAAGCcgcacaaacgcagacacatGAAGTTAGGAGTCAGCCCCCCAGCTCAGAGGCTTCCCAGTCGACGGGTCCACTTCTCGGGTTTTGACAACGATCGCCCAGGCCAGCTGGTATACCGCTTCTGCCGGGCCGGCGAGGAGACCCCCGACCTGCTGTATCAGCACTGTGACGCTCAACCTGGGGCAAGCGGCTCTGGAGTCTACGTTCGAATGTGGGACGGCCGGCACCGGCGCTGGGAACGGAAGGTGATAGGTGTGTTTTCGGGGCATCAGTGGGTGGAACAACAAGGGACATCTCAGGAATTCAATGTAGCAGTGAGAATAACGCCTCTTAAATATGCTCAGATCTGCTACTGGATAAAAGGGAACTTTTTGGACTGTAGAGAGGGGTGA
- the tmem39a gene encoding transmembrane protein 39A, which produces MPGGRRGPSRQQLSRSALPSLQTLVGANLGNGTGFRNRSSTSMGLSAPPLSALITPEPVRHSRIPELPLDSSLLFELLLFLYLLVALFVQYINIYRTVWWYPYSHPATSTSLNFHLIDYHLVIFITVMLARRLIWTIVSEVSQSNSGSLFRYVVLITARLCLLTLCGWVLCWTLVNLCKNHSVLNLLFLGYPFGVYVPLCCFHQEGGKSQTSSADCNYPADHHQADLAETPFFRPRDFLFLLRENLREQFSSPPHMPTHTCPPHTHTHTPELIRAEVEELKSDFNRRIKEVLFNSLFSAYYVAFLPLCFVKSTQYYDMRWSCEHLIMVWINAFVMLMSQLLPPSYCDLLHRSAAHLGRWQKLEHGSYSNTPQHVWSESTIWPQGVLVRHSRCLYRAVGSYNVALPSDVSHARFYFLFHKPLRILNLLIWIESSVVLYQLYSLLRSERWNHTLSLGLILFCNYYVLFKLLRDRIVLGKAYAYPLSSNGLGLKSQ; this is translated from the exons ATGCCTGGAGGTCGCAGGGGtcccagcagacagcagctgagtCGCTCTGCTTTGCCGTCCCTGCAGACTCTGGTTGGAGCAAACCTCGGCAATGGTACAGGCTTCAGgaacag aagCAGTACCTCAATGGGTCTGTCTGCCCCACCTCTTTCAGCCCTCATTACACCAGAGCCTGTCCGGCACTCAAGAATCCCTGAGCTACCGCtggacagcagcctgctgtttgAACTCCTGCTCTTCCTTTATTTGCTGGTGGCCTTGTTTGTCCAATACATCAACATCTATCGGACAGTGTGGTGGTACCCATACAGCCACCCTGCTACCTCTACCTCGCTT AACTTCCATCTAATCGACTACCACCTGGTTATCTTCATCACAGTTATGTTGGCCAGGAGGCTGATCTGGACTATAGTATCTGAG GTGTCACAGAGTAACAGCGGATCCCTGTTCCGCTATGTGGTTCTGATCACGGCTCGGCTCTGCCTGCTGACCTTGTGTGGCTGGGTGCTCTGTTGGACACTGGTCAACCTCTGCAAGAACCATTCTGTGCTCAACCTCCTCTTCTTGGGATACCC ATTCGGCGTGTACGTCCCGCTCTGCTGTTTCCATCAAGAGGGAGGGAAAAGCCAAACGTCGTCGGCCGACTGCAATTATCCAGCCGACCACCATCAGGCCGACCTAGCAGAGACCCCGTTCTTTCGACCACGTGACTTCCTGTTCCTTTTAAGAGAGAACCTCAGAGAGCAGTTCTCCAGCCCCCCCCACATGCCCACCCACACAtgtccaccacacacacacactcatacaccaGAGTTGATTCGGGCTGAAGTGGAGGAACTAAAAAGTGACTTTAACCGGCGAATCAAAGAAGTGCTTTTCAACTCATTGTTCAGCGCTTATTACGTGGCCTTCCTGCCTCTCTGCTTTGTCAAG AGCACCCAGTACTACGACATGCGCTGGTCATGTGAGCATCTCATCATGGTGTGGATCAATGCATTTGTAATGCTGATGAGTCAACTGCTGCCCCCCAGCTACTGCGACCTGCTCCATCGCTCCGCGGCCCACCTGGGTCGCTGGCAGAAACTAGAGCATGGCTCTTATAGCAACACACCTCAGCATGT GTGGTCAGAAAGCACTATTTGGCCTCAGGGGGTGTTAGTACGACACAGTCGGTGTTTGTATAGGGCTGTTGGATCATATAATGTTGCTTTGCCCTCTGATGTGTCCCATGCAAGGTTTTAT TTCCTTTTCCACAAGCCTTTGCGGATCCTGAACCTGCTGATCTGGATCGAATCAAGTGTAGTTTTATACCAGTTATACTCTCTGCTGCGCTCTGAGCGCTGGAACCACACTTTGTCTCTTGGCCTCATTCTATTTTGCAACTATTATGTCCTTTTTAAACTGCTCAGAGACCGCATTGTGCTGGGCAAAGCCTACGCCTACCCGCTGTCTTCAAACGGTTTGGGACTGAAGTCACAGTAA
- the LOC114852222 gene encoding immunoglobulin-like domain-containing receptor 1 isoform X3, protein MRSLPVLSLLLSLLKASMGLQVTVPQTQRSTFLFSSVTLRCDYSTSAPIQNVVLTWTYKSFCLDPVLSYYSTAYQSELQMGRDPANDCSDSQRTVRVVIQKQGTNAPILGADYSQRKITIQNNADLVISEVMWWDNGVYYCTVSAYGDTSGNPQQYVELIVYNWLTVLLIIIGAILLLILFGICCCQCCPQCCCCYVRCPCCPEKCCCPERAVMQHRMMKDAQKAMAPWLGGQPVYAPMSNISSQNPSLYSGKNLPLQPMPLPPPHYSAYNMPPPSVHGSQTPASTNKMLDYLENQVKGIDMTSPMLPLQAQPPSAHYMQQPPPPAHYMQQPPPTVNYMPTNVPFSAGPPSMISALDEAPTERRVITLPPIREQHQGRYPPQAPKTRPPSSSGSSRNGFGYRDERGASSRRYPPRQMSRSYSQESLDRNSHSGLREGEDPGVRMTREAAEEARGGEQEAGVIRLPVSLSMSLNINQEPERIHAPLTRVLAVVPVLSSNPPVSETL, encoded by the exons ATGAGGTCACTACCTGTCTTGAGCCTCCTCTTGTCGCTACTCAAAG CGTCCATGGGTCTTCAGGTCACCGTTCCTCAGACCCAACGCAGCACCTTCTTGTTTTCCTCAGTGACCCTCCGTTGTGACTACTCCACCTCTGCGCCAATACAGAATGTTGTGCTCACTTGGACGTACAAGTCCTTCTGCCTGGACCCTGTGCTAAGTTACTACTCCACAG CATACCAGTCCGAACTGCAGATGGGAAGGGATCCAGCCAACGACTGTAGCGATAGTCAGCGGACAGTGCGCGTTGTTATTCAGAAACAAGGAACCAATGCACCAATACTGGGAGCAGACTACTCCCAACGGAAGATCACCATCCAGAACA ATGCTGACCTGGTTATCAGTGAGGTGATGTGGTGGGATAATGGCGTGTACTACTGCACTGTCAGTGCCTATGGAGACACGTCTGGAAACCCTCAGCAATATGTAGAACTCATCGTTTACA ACTGGTTAACGGTGCTACTCATCATCATCGGGGCCATCCTTCTTCTAATCTTGTTTggcatctgctgctgccagtgctgtcctcagtgctgctgctgctacgtCCGCTGCCCCTGCTGCCCAGAAAAATGCTGCTGTCCTGAAAGAG CGGTGATGCAGCATCGTATGATGAAGGACGCCCAGAAGGCCATGGCTCCCTGGTTAGGAGGACAGCCAGTATACGCACCAATGAGCAATATCTCCTCCCAGAACCCATCTCTCTACTCAG GGAAGAATCTCCCTCTTCAGCCAATGCCTCTGCCTCCGCCTCATTACTCTGCTTACAATATGCCACCTCCTAGTGTCCATGGCAGCCAGACACCTGCTAGCACTAATAAAATGCTAGATTACCTTGAGAACCAGGTAAAGGGGATAGACATGACTAGTCCTATGTTGCCTCTCCAG GCTCAGCCACCTTCAGCCCATTACATGCAGCAGCCCCCACCTCCAGCTCATTATATGCAGCAGCCCCCACCTACTGTCAACTACATGCCTACCAATGTCCCATTTTCCGCAGGCCCTCCCAGCATGATCTCTGCCCTTGATGAGGCTCCGACAGAGCGGCGCGTTATTACGCTTCCACCAATTAGGGAGCAACATCAGGGCAGATATCCACCCCAAGCACCTAAGACTCGCCCTCCGAGTTCCAGCGGGAGCAGCCGCAATGGGTTTGGCTACCGTGATGAGCGAGGAGCATCAAGCAGGCGTTACCCTCCTAGACAAATGTCCCGCAGTTACAGCCAAGAATCCCTGGACAGGAACAGTCACAGCGGCCTACGGGAAG GCGAGGATCCTGGAGTTCGGATGACGAGGGAGGCAGCAGAAGAGGCGAGAGGAGGGGAGCAGGAGGCTGGAGTAATAAGGCTCCCAGTTTCGTTGAGTATGAGCCTGAACATAAACCAGGAGCCAGAAAGAATCCACGCTCCTCT GACAAGAGTTCTCGCAGTGGTACCAGTGTTGTCATCTAACCCCCCCGTCAGTGAAACGCTGTGA
- the LOC114852222 gene encoding immunoglobulin-like domain-containing receptor 1 isoform X2, translated as MRSLPVLSLLLSLLKASMGLQVTVPQTQRSTFLFSSVTLRCDYSTSAPIQNVVLTWTYKSFCLDPVLSYYSTAYQSELQMGRDPANDCSDSQRTVRVVIQKQGTNAPILGADYSQRKITIQNNADLVISEVMWWDNGVYYCTVSAYGDTSGNPQQYVELIVYNWLTVLLIIIGAILLLILFGICCCQCCPQCCCCYVRCPCCPEKCCCPERAVMQHRMMKDAQKAMAPWLGGQPVYAPMSNISSQNPSLYSGKNLPLQPMPLPPPHYSAYNMPPPSVHGSQTPASTNKMLDYLENQAQPPSAHYMQQPPPPAHYMQQPPPTVNYMPTNVPFSAGPPSMISALDEAPTERRVITLPPIREQHQGRYPPQAPKTRPPSSSGSSRNGFGYRDERGASSRRYPPRQMSRSYSQESLDRNSHSGLREGMARPRSRSRDDLLENRSRANYSVSRRGSWSSDDEGGSRRGERRGAGGWSNKAPSFVEYEPEHKPGARKNPRSSDKSSRSGTSVVI; from the exons ATGAGGTCACTACCTGTCTTGAGCCTCCTCTTGTCGCTACTCAAAG CGTCCATGGGTCTTCAGGTCACCGTTCCTCAGACCCAACGCAGCACCTTCTTGTTTTCCTCAGTGACCCTCCGTTGTGACTACTCCACCTCTGCGCCAATACAGAATGTTGTGCTCACTTGGACGTACAAGTCCTTCTGCCTGGACCCTGTGCTAAGTTACTACTCCACAG CATACCAGTCCGAACTGCAGATGGGAAGGGATCCAGCCAACGACTGTAGCGATAGTCAGCGGACAGTGCGCGTTGTTATTCAGAAACAAGGAACCAATGCACCAATACTGGGAGCAGACTACTCCCAACGGAAGATCACCATCCAGAACA ATGCTGACCTGGTTATCAGTGAGGTGATGTGGTGGGATAATGGCGTGTACTACTGCACTGTCAGTGCCTATGGAGACACGTCTGGAAACCCTCAGCAATATGTAGAACTCATCGTTTACA ACTGGTTAACGGTGCTACTCATCATCATCGGGGCCATCCTTCTTCTAATCTTGTTTggcatctgctgctgccagtgctgtcctcagtgctgctgctgctacgtCCGCTGCCCCTGCTGCCCAGAAAAATGCTGCTGTCCTGAAAGAG CGGTGATGCAGCATCGTATGATGAAGGACGCCCAGAAGGCCATGGCTCCCTGGTTAGGAGGACAGCCAGTATACGCACCAATGAGCAATATCTCCTCCCAGAACCCATCTCTCTACTCAG GGAAGAATCTCCCTCTTCAGCCAATGCCTCTGCCTCCGCCTCATTACTCTGCTTACAATATGCCACCTCCTAGTGTCCATGGCAGCCAGACACCTGCTAGCACTAATAAAATGCTAGATTACCTTGAGAACCAG GCTCAGCCACCTTCAGCCCATTACATGCAGCAGCCCCCACCTCCAGCTCATTATATGCAGCAGCCCCCACCTACTGTCAACTACATGCCTACCAATGTCCCATTTTCCGCAGGCCCTCCCAGCATGATCTCTGCCCTTGATGAGGCTCCGACAGAGCGGCGCGTTATTACGCTTCCACCAATTAGGGAGCAACATCAGGGCAGATATCCACCCCAAGCACCTAAGACTCGCCCTCCGAGTTCCAGCGGGAGCAGCCGCAATGGGTTTGGCTACCGTGATGAGCGAGGAGCATCAAGCAGGCGTTACCCTCCTAGACAAATGTCCCGCAGTTACAGCCAAGAATCCCTGGACAGGAACAGTCACAGCGGCCTACGGGAAGGTATGGCCCGTCCACGCTCTCGTTCGAGGGATGACCTGTTGGAAAACCGGTCCAGAGCAAACTACTCTGTCTCAAGGCGAGGATCCTGGAGTTCGGATGACGAGGGAGGCAGCAGAAGAGGCGAGAGGAGGGGAGCAGGAGGCTGGAGTAATAAGGCTCCCAGTTTCGTTGAGTATGAGCCTGAACATAAACCAGGAGCCAGAAAGAATCCACGCTCCTCT GACAAGAGTTCTCGCAGTGGTACCAGTGTTGTCATCTAA
- the LOC114852222 gene encoding immunoglobulin-like domain-containing receptor 1 isoform X1 has translation MRSLPVLSLLLSLLKASMGLQVTVPQTQRSTFLFSSVTLRCDYSTSAPIQNVVLTWTYKSFCLDPVLSYYSTAYQSELQMGRDPANDCSDSQRTVRVVIQKQGTNAPILGADYSQRKITIQNNADLVISEVMWWDNGVYYCTVSAYGDTSGNPQQYVELIVYNWLTVLLIIIGAILLLILFGICCCQCCPQCCCCYVRCPCCPEKCCCPERAVMQHRMMKDAQKAMAPWLGGQPVYAPMSNISSQNPSLYSGKNLPLQPMPLPPPHYSAYNMPPPSVHGSQTPASTNKMLDYLENQVKGIDMTSPMLPLQAQPPSAHYMQQPPPPAHYMQQPPPTVNYMPTNVPFSAGPPSMISALDEAPTERRVITLPPIREQHQGRYPPQAPKTRPPSSSGSSRNGFGYRDERGASSRRYPPRQMSRSYSQESLDRNSHSGLREGMARPRSRSRDDLLENRSRANYSVSRRGSWSSDDEGGSRRGERRGAGGWSNKAPSFVEYEPEHKPGARKNPRSSDKSSRSGTSVVI, from the exons ATGAGGTCACTACCTGTCTTGAGCCTCCTCTTGTCGCTACTCAAAG CGTCCATGGGTCTTCAGGTCACCGTTCCTCAGACCCAACGCAGCACCTTCTTGTTTTCCTCAGTGACCCTCCGTTGTGACTACTCCACCTCTGCGCCAATACAGAATGTTGTGCTCACTTGGACGTACAAGTCCTTCTGCCTGGACCCTGTGCTAAGTTACTACTCCACAG CATACCAGTCCGAACTGCAGATGGGAAGGGATCCAGCCAACGACTGTAGCGATAGTCAGCGGACAGTGCGCGTTGTTATTCAGAAACAAGGAACCAATGCACCAATACTGGGAGCAGACTACTCCCAACGGAAGATCACCATCCAGAACA ATGCTGACCTGGTTATCAGTGAGGTGATGTGGTGGGATAATGGCGTGTACTACTGCACTGTCAGTGCCTATGGAGACACGTCTGGAAACCCTCAGCAATATGTAGAACTCATCGTTTACA ACTGGTTAACGGTGCTACTCATCATCATCGGGGCCATCCTTCTTCTAATCTTGTTTggcatctgctgctgccagtgctgtcctcagtgctgctgctgctacgtCCGCTGCCCCTGCTGCCCAGAAAAATGCTGCTGTCCTGAAAGAG CGGTGATGCAGCATCGTATGATGAAGGACGCCCAGAAGGCCATGGCTCCCTGGTTAGGAGGACAGCCAGTATACGCACCAATGAGCAATATCTCCTCCCAGAACCCATCTCTCTACTCAG GGAAGAATCTCCCTCTTCAGCCAATGCCTCTGCCTCCGCCTCATTACTCTGCTTACAATATGCCACCTCCTAGTGTCCATGGCAGCCAGACACCTGCTAGCACTAATAAAATGCTAGATTACCTTGAGAACCAGGTAAAGGGGATAGACATGACTAGTCCTATGTTGCCTCTCCAG GCTCAGCCACCTTCAGCCCATTACATGCAGCAGCCCCCACCTCCAGCTCATTATATGCAGCAGCCCCCACCTACTGTCAACTACATGCCTACCAATGTCCCATTTTCCGCAGGCCCTCCCAGCATGATCTCTGCCCTTGATGAGGCTCCGACAGAGCGGCGCGTTATTACGCTTCCACCAATTAGGGAGCAACATCAGGGCAGATATCCACCCCAAGCACCTAAGACTCGCCCTCCGAGTTCCAGCGGGAGCAGCCGCAATGGGTTTGGCTACCGTGATGAGCGAGGAGCATCAAGCAGGCGTTACCCTCCTAGACAAATGTCCCGCAGTTACAGCCAAGAATCCCTGGACAGGAACAGTCACAGCGGCCTACGGGAAGGTATGGCCCGTCCACGCTCTCGTTCGAGGGATGACCTGTTGGAAAACCGGTCCAGAGCAAACTACTCTGTCTCAAGGCGAGGATCCTGGAGTTCGGATGACGAGGGAGGCAGCAGAAGAGGCGAGAGGAGGGGAGCAGGAGGCTGGAGTAATAAGGCTCCCAGTTTCGTTGAGTATGAGCCTGAACATAAACCAGGAGCCAGAAAGAATCCACGCTCCTCT GACAAGAGTTCTCGCAGTGGTACCAGTGTTGTCATCTAA